TTCATAAGCGGTATCCTCTCAAGGCGATCGTTACCCGATGTGCCGGCCAGCAAATGGCTGCCGGTTCCCCAATAGCCGCGCTAGAACCGGGCGCGGCCGGCAAGCCCGCTCAAAGCCTTGTCTTTCTGGGGTGCAGGGGCTCGTCCAAAGCCGGCCGTCTGCATTCCCTGCCAAGATGTCAAAACTATGGGCCTTTGGCCCCGGGCCTTGACGGGCCTGGCTTTACGCTTTGGGCGCGACTGTCCGCCCTTACCAGAGCCCGCCGTTGGTTAATGCGAGGTTACCAGGGATGAATTTGGTTGCGGGAAAGGCAGCCGACGCAGGCGGTTGAGGACCGAGCTGGTGTTCCGGGCGCGTCGCACGCTCCTTCGCCTTGCACTGCGTCCAGGGAACGAAGGTTCCACGCGCACGGCGGACCGAGGCCCCCGGCAAATTGTCCCGGAAATCACTTCCCGCGAGGTCCTGCCAGAACCATCAACCCCAAGACGACCGCCGCCATACGGCGATCACCCGCTCCATGATTCATCCCGTTGGCGCCGCATCCGATGACGCGATGGCGCTTCACGCCGCCGGGGCGGGCTCGGGGCAGTTGATCAATCGTGCAGGATTTCCCACGACGGTGCAGCCGCCGGGAACGTCGGCGGTCACGACCGTGTCGGCGCCGATCCTGGCAAAATCGCCGATCCTGATATCGCCCAAAATGGTCGCGCCGGCGCCAATGAAGACGCCGCGGCCGATGCGCGGCGAGCGCGTCGGCAGCTCACTGCCGCGGCCGATGCTGACGTTCTGAAGGATGATGGTCTCGTCGCCGATCACCGCATTGGCGCCGATCACGATGCCCGTGGCGTGATCGAGATAGACGGACGAGCCGATGCCGGCCGAGGGATGAATGCTGACCTGCAACACGTTCGACGCCTCGTTCTGAAACAGCAGCGCCGCATCGCGATGATCATGATGCCAGAGCCAGTTCGAGACGCGCCAGGCTTGCAGCGCGACGTAGCCCTTGAAATGCAGCAGCGGCGCCAACAGGCCGGCGATGGCCGGATCGCTGCGCACGATGGCCTGCAAATCGCGGCCGGACGCTTCGATCAAATCCGGCGAGTGACGAAATGCCTCGCGCGAAAAGGCCATGAAGCGCGTTTGCCCGGCGACGTTGCCGCCAAGCCTGCGCCCGATGAGATCGGCCAAAACCGCCGCAAAGCCGTCATGGGCGAGAACCGCTTCAGCGATCGACCTGCCGAAGACGGGATCGGATGCGACCGCACGCCGCGCCTCGTCGCGAATCTGCTGCCAGAGGCCATCGCTCGTCGCGGTCACAGCTGCCGTCATCGCCGCCTCCGGTGTTTTGGGCCGCTTTCACGTCTCAGATATAGCCCGTGGGCACCCCGCGCACCACGCCGCGCGGGCGGCACGGCGCTACCCGAGCACCATGCCGCGGTTCACCGGGAGGCTACGAGCTTGCGTGCCGGGCATCCGCGACCATATAGTCAGTCGAGTTCTCGGCCGATGCTGCTTTGGCCGAGGAAATCCCGGGCAAAGCAGCTCGTTCGCCCCCCGCGGTGGTCCGCCATCCGCGGGTTTTTCGTACCCGGCAGCCCTCGGAGCTGCCGACGCGAATCCCGGATCCCCTTTACCTGAGGTCACGCCAAGACATGTCGCCTAACGCGCCCGCCGACGACCACCACGACGACATCATGTATCCCTCCGCCGTGCCGTTCGTGTTGGTCCATCTCGGCTGTGTCGCGGCGATCTGGACAGGCATTACGTGGCAGGCCGTCGCGATCTGCGTCTCACTCTATTGCCTGCGGATGTTTGCAATCGGCGCCGGCTACCACCGCTACTTCTCGCATCGCGCGTTTGCGACCAGCCGGGTGTTTCAGTTCATTTTGGCCTGCCTGGCGCAAAGCACCGCGCAGAAGAGCGTGTTGTGGTGGGCCGCCAAGCACCGGCATCACCATCTGCATTCCGACACCGAACTGGATGTGCATTCGCCGCGTCAGCGCGGCTTCCTGTACAGCCATGTCGGCTGGATCTTTTACCGCGAGCACGACACGACCGATCTCGTGAAAGTGGGCGATCTCGCGGCCTATCCGGAGCTGATGTGGCTACATCGGCTCGAGCTTCTGCCGGCCACCGTGCTTGCGGCGCTCTGTTTCCTGGTTGCGGGATGGTCGGGTCTTGTCGTCGGCTTCCTGTGGAGCACGGTGCTGCTCTATCACGCCACCTTCTGCATCAATTCGCTCGCCCATGTGCATGGTCGCAAGCGCTACGTGACGGGCGACGATTCCCGCAACAACTGGCTGCTGGCGCTGCTCACTCTCGGTGAAGGCTGGCACAACAATCATCATGCCTACCAGAGCAGCGTGCGCCAGGGCTTTCGCTGGTGGGAGATCGACGTCACCTATTACGTCTTGACGATCCTGTCATGGATGGGCGTCGTCTGGAACATGAAGGCGCCGCCCGAGCAGGTCCTGCGCAATGAGCAGCCGCTCGGCGCGCGGGTGATCAATCGGGCGGCCCGCGAGCTTGCCGGACGGTTCGATGCGCAGACGTTGGCGCACGCGATCTCGTCGGCGCGGCGCCGTGCCGAACTCGCCCAATTGCAGCTGCCCTCGCTGCACGACATCCTCAACCGCGCACATGAAGGTGTCGATGCGCTGACGCATCTGCATCTGCCGAAGATTCCGACTCGTGACGAGTTTCTCGCCGAGGCCAAGGCGATGTTCGCGCGCACGCGATCGCTCAACGAGATCGTGGACCACGCCTACGAACACTTCCTCGCTTCGGTTCGCGCGCAGCTCGCGACAGCGCGCTGAACCTTGCGGCCACTGAGCGCATAGAGCCAGCCGCCGCGGCGACGAGAACATGCAGGACAAGCAGCGCGAAATCGCGGAGCAGGATCACGGGACGATACTCCGCTTCGCGAACAAGACCGTACGGTTGAGTGCGAAACGAGGCGCGCCCCAGTAGAGATAGAGGCTGAGGAAGAACCGCCAGGGCTCGCCGAGCTGTCACCGGGATAGAGCTGAACTTCCGTCGGCCATCCATTGATGGAACGCGATCGCTCAGCGCCTGGTCGAGCCTGGTGCCCAACGGGTCCCAGGCATGGTCGGTGACCTGCGCCGGCGGGGCGCGGTGGGGAGCGCATCTCAAAAGCCAAACCGCCCGCCTGCGGGTTGCGCAGACGGGCGGCTCGGGGCCATCAGGACTTTGGGGGCATGCGCCTGAAGGCTTTGAGAGTGTCGGCCTTGAAGGTCAGCCCTGCTGCTGGTCGGTCGGCGGCGGGGTCGGACGCGTCTTGTGCTGCGCCATGAACTGGTCGAACTCTTCCTTGTCCTTGGCGTGACGCAGGCGGTCGAGGAAATTCTTGAACTCGACCTGCTCTTCCTCGAGGCGCTGCAGCGTCTCAGAGCGATATTCGTCGAAGGCACGGTTGCCGGAGGACGGCGGGCCGAAGCCAAAGCCGAAGCCACGGCGCTCCATGCGGCCGCGCATGCGATCCATCTTGTACTGCATCCGCTCCATCTTGTTCTGCCAGCGATCCTGGTTGCTCCAGCACGACATTCTTCTGCTCCCGAGTGTGAAAAAGAGAAGGGCAAGTCCGATCGGCCACCAGATGATGAAGCCGAGAATGGTCACGGCAATCCAGCCGGGATGCCAGGGCGTATCGAGCATGCGTGGACGCTCGTACTGTTGGTATTGCTCAGAGGGGCCGCGCCATCGATTGACATCAGCGGTGTAGGCCATTTCCGATCTCCATCACGGCATCTGCGCCGTTGTGAATGTAAATAACATTTACATAGCTAGACCATCCCGCGATTTTGTCAAGCCGGCGGCCTGACACGCCCGCGTGATTATCTACGCAATTTTATTTCGGTTTGCCCCAGGGGCCGCCCGGAGGCAGGCCAGAACCGGAGGATGCCTCCGGTGGCACCGGTGGCGGCTCGGCGCGCTTGCCTGCGGGACGACGGTCGGTCGGGAAACCGAGGCCGCGCAGATAGATCAGCACCTCGGCCTCCAACAGCTCGTCCGGCGACATCGGCAGTTTTCGCCGCGCGGCATCACCGCGGGAAAACAGCGAGGCCACGCCATGGGCCATGGACCAGATGTGCAAGGCCATCATCATCGCCGGTGGCCGCGGCGTGCCTGGCGGCGTCAGGGCAGCGAGCCGCTCGGCTGCGGCGCGAATGATGTTGAACGCGCGTTCGCTGGCGGCCTGAAGCGCGGGATTGGCATCCACCGGCACGCCCGATTCGAACATCGCGTTGTAGAACGCAGGCTCCTCGCGGGCGAAGGCGAGATAGGCCTTGCCGACACGTTCGAACGCGGTGACCGTATCGGGCCGTCCATCGTCCCAGGCCGCGACCAGGCGCGCCTCGAACTGCTCGAAACCGCGCTGGGCGATCGAGGACAGCAGTTCCTCGCGGTCTCGGAAATGCCGATAGGGTGCCGCCGCGCTGACGCCGGCCATGCGCGCGGCATCGGCGAAGGTGAAGCCGGCCGCGCCCTTCTCGGCAATCAGCCCGAGAGCGGCCTGCAACAGGGCCTCCTTCAGATTGCCGTGATGATAGCCGCGCTCGGCGCGGCGCTGCTCCTTGCGCCAGCTCATGTGAACGACCTTTACATGAGGTGGGCGCGAAGGTCACTAGCGGCCGACGGGATTGATTAACCGGTATGTCCACGGGTCACGCCGGCGTCGGGCCGGGCGTGACCTCCTGTGAGCCAGCTAAAGCTCCGGAATCGGGAGCACGGGCATGACCTCGATCGCCTCGCCCGGGAAGATCGCAAAATGCGGATGGTTCTCGAACAGTTTTGCAGCTTCCTCTTGCGAGGGAGCGCGCACCACCGTGAAGCCGGTCAACGCATTGCTGGTCTCGGTGATGCCGCGCGCGTCGATCCTGCGGGTCTTGCCGAGCGGGCCGCCCATCTCGACGATGACGTCCTTATGCTTCTCGACCCAGCCGTGCCAGGCGGCCATGCCCTCCTGTTCCCTCGCTTTCCGTTCGGCCTCGGGCAGCGCGCGCCAGGCCGCCATTTTCGACCCGCTCATGCTGCCGATATAGACGGCTAGAAACTTGTGTTCGGTGCTCATCGGTTCTCTCCTTGAACGATCGACGACAGCCACGAATTTTTCGCGGCTGCTGTGGCTACTTCTTCAGACCGTCGAATCCGGCGGCGGCCGCCTGAACGTCAGGCGGAAAGTCACTGATCTCCTGCACCTGCCGGATTTCGATGATCTCGTTCGGCGAGGCCGGGCACTGCCTTGCCCAGGCAATCGCCTCGGCCCGCGAGGCGACCTCGATCATCCAATATCCGCCCAGGACTTCCTTGGCCTCGGCGAAGGGACCGTCGGTGACGATGGGCTTGCCGGTCGCAAACGAAACCCGCGCCCCCATCGATGGCGGATGCAGGCCGTCGAGCGTGATCAACACGCCCGCATCCTTCAGCGCCTCGTTGTAGCGCATCATCGCCGCGACTCGCTCGGGATCGAGCTGGACGTCCGGCGGCGCGGTCTCGTAGCCGACCGGGATCATCAGCATCATGAATCGCATGGGTCGTATCCTGGCTTCCGGGCTGTTCCCGAGATTGTCGCAGGCCGCAGGCCCGCGCTCGGCTCCAAGACGAATGGGCTCTTACCGAGCCGACACGCCGGCTGAAATTATTCGGCACCGACCCGACCAGCCGACATGCCAGGCGCTGTCGCGCCCCCGAGCCCGGAAAAATAATGCAACAGCGCTCCGTACAATTACGGCCCGCTCTATCAACTCTGCCGTGCATATAAAGCCAAAACGCCCGCAAGTCGAGGTAGATAGCAAACGTACGGAGATCCGCGGGAACGGGCCGCCGCGCGGCGGGGATTTACCGTTTGCTCAAGAAAGTCGGGCAAATTTTTTGCTTCGAGGAAACCATACGACCACCATTCATTATCACCGACCATTGCGAGGCTTAGGTGTTCAATTTCCATAGCAAGAAGGTCAGGCACGCCGTCGCCGAAGTCGAGGCGCTCGATCGGTCGCAGGCCGTGATCGAATTCGGCCTCGATGGCACCATTCTGGATGCCAACGAGAACCTCCTGAAGATGAGCGGCTACACGCTGGCCGAGATCAAGGGCAAGCATCACAGCATCTTCGTCAGCCCCGCCGAGCGCGAGAGCGCTCGCTACCGGGACTTCTGGGCCAGTCTGAACCGTGGCGAATTCCAGACCACGCAATACAAGCGGTTTGGCAAAGGGGGGAAGGAGCTCTGGATCCACGCCTCCTACGCGCCGCTGCGCGACGAGAATGGCAAGGTGGTCAGCTTCATCAAGTTCGCCACCGACATTACAGCCTACAAGATCAAGACCATGGAGGATTCCGGCAAGATCGCCGCGATCGACCGCGCGCAGGCTGTGATCGAATTCAACATGGACGGCAGCATCATCACCGCCAATGAGAACTTCCTGAGCGCAATGGGCTACGCGCTCGACGAGATCAAGGGTAAACATCATAGCATGTTCGTAACGCCCGAGGACCGCGCGAGTGCGGCCTATGCCGCGTTCTGGGCCAAGCTGAACCGCGGCGAGTTCGAGGCCGCCGAATACAAGCGGCTGGGCAAAGGCGGCAAGGAGATCTGGATCATCGCCACCTACAATCCGATCCTCGACGAGAACGGAAAGCCGTTCAAGGTGGTCAAGTTCGCCACCGACGTCACTGCGCAGAAGATGAAGGCGGCCGACAATGACGGACAACGTGCCGCCATCCAGAAGTCGCAGGCGGTGATCGAATTCAACATGGACGGAACGATCCGAACCGCCAACGAGAATTTCCTCAAGGCGATGGGCTATTCGCTGGCGGAGATCAGGGGCGAGCACCACTCCATGTTCGTCGAGCCGAGCGAGAAGAATTCGGTCGCCTATCGCCAGTTCTGGGAGACTCTCAACCACGGCGAATATCAGGCCGCCGAATACAAACGGATCGCCAAGGGCGGACGGGAGATCTGGATCCAAGCCTCCTACAACCCCATCTTCGATCTCAACGGCAAGCCTTACAAGGTGGTGAAATACGCCACGGACATCACCGCGCAGGCGATCGGCCGCAAGAAGGCCGATAATGCGCGCGGGCTGATCGAAGCGGTCGCGGCCGGCAGCGAGGAGATGAGCGCCTCGATCCGGGAGATCTCCGAGACCATGGCGAAATCGCGCGAGACCTCCAAAATCGCGACGACGAGGGTCGAGTCGGCAGACGGCCAGGCTCAGAAGCTGGCCGCCGCGGCGCAAGCCATGAGCGGCATCGTCGAGATGATCTCGGGCATTACCAGCCAGATCAACCTGCTCGCACTCAATGCCACGATCGAATCGGCGCGTGCGGGCGAAGCCGGCCGCGGCTTCGCAGTGGTCGCCTCCGAGGTCAAAAGCCTCGCAAACCAGGCCAAGCAGGCGACCGACACGATCACCTCCGAGATCGACGCGCTCAACGTCATCTCGGGCGACGTCGCCAGTTCGCTCACCGCGATCAAGGCCGCGATTGCCGGCGTCAACGAGTTCATCGCCTCCACTGCCGCCGCGGTCGAGGAGCAGAGCATCGTGACATCGGAGATGTCGACGAACATGCAGCGGGCCTCGGCGGAACTGGCGTAGACGAAACTCGCGGATCAAGCCGCGACGAGATCAGGACGAATTATCGTCGCGCTTCCGGCGATCGCT
The nucleotide sequence above comes from Bradyrhizobium sp. NDS-1. Encoded proteins:
- a CDS encoding serine O-acetyltransferase yields the protein MTAAVTATSDGLWQQIRDEARRAVASDPVFGRSIAEAVLAHDGFAAVLADLIGRRLGGNVAGQTRFMAFSREAFRHSPDLIEASGRDLQAIVRSDPAIAGLLAPLLHFKGYVALQAWRVSNWLWHHDHRDAALLFQNEASNVLQVSIHPSAGIGSSVYLDHATGIVIGANAVIGDETIILQNVSIGRGSELPTRSPRIGRGVFIGAGATILGDIRIGDFARIGADTVVTADVPGGCTVVGNPARLINCPEPAPAA
- a CDS encoding acyl-CoA desaturase, producing MSPNAPADDHHDDIMYPSAVPFVLVHLGCVAAIWTGITWQAVAICVSLYCLRMFAIGAGYHRYFSHRAFATSRVFQFILACLAQSTAQKSVLWWAAKHRHHHLHSDTELDVHSPRQRGFLYSHVGWIFYREHDTTDLVKVGDLAAYPELMWLHRLELLPATVLAALCFLVAGWSGLVVGFLWSTVLLYHATFCINSLAHVHGRKRYVTGDDSRNNWLLALLTLGEGWHNNHHAYQSSVRQGFRWWEIDVTYYVLTILSWMGVVWNMKAPPEQVLRNEQPLGARVINRAARELAGRFDAQTLAHAISSARRRAELAQLQLPSLHDILNRAHEGVDALTHLHLPKIPTRDEFLAEAKAMFARTRSLNEIVDHAYEHFLASVRAQLATAR
- a CDS encoding DUF2852 domain-containing protein, which translates into the protein MAYTADVNRWRGPSEQYQQYERPRMLDTPWHPGWIAVTILGFIIWWPIGLALLFFTLGSRRMSCWSNQDRWQNKMERMQYKMDRMRGRMERRGFGFGFGPPSSGNRAFDEYRSETLQRLEEEQVEFKNFLDRLRHAKDKEEFDQFMAQHKTRPTPPPTDQQQG
- a CDS encoding TetR/AcrR family transcriptional regulator, producing the protein MSWRKEQRRAERGYHHGNLKEALLQAALGLIAEKGAAGFTFADAARMAGVSAAAPYRHFRDREELLSSIAQRGFEQFEARLVAAWDDGRPDTVTAFERVGKAYLAFAREEPAFYNAMFESGVPVDANPALQAASERAFNIIRAAAERLAALTPPGTPRPPAMMMALHIWSMAHGVASLFSRGDAARRKLPMSPDELLEAEVLIYLRGLGFPTDRRPAGKRAEPPPVPPEASSGSGLPPGGPWGKPK
- a CDS encoding YciI family protein encodes the protein MSTEHKFLAVYIGSMSGSKMAAWRALPEAERKAREQEGMAAWHGWVEKHKDVIVEMGGPLGKTRRIDARGITETSNALTGFTVVRAPSQEEAAKLFENHPHFAIFPGEAIEVMPVLPIPEL
- a CDS encoding YciI family protein — protein: MRFMMLMIPVGYETAPPDVQLDPERVAAMMRYNEALKDAGVLITLDGLHPPSMGARVSFATGKPIVTDGPFAEAKEVLGGYWMIEVASRAEAIAWARQCPASPNEIIEIRQVQEISDFPPDVQAAAAGFDGLKK
- a CDS encoding PAS domain-containing methyl-accepting chemotaxis protein — protein: MFNFHSKKVRHAVAEVEALDRSQAVIEFGLDGTILDANENLLKMSGYTLAEIKGKHHSIFVSPAERESARYRDFWASLNRGEFQTTQYKRFGKGGKELWIHASYAPLRDENGKVVSFIKFATDITAYKIKTMEDSGKIAAIDRAQAVIEFNMDGSIITANENFLSAMGYALDEIKGKHHSMFVTPEDRASAAYAAFWAKLNRGEFEAAEYKRLGKGGKEIWIIATYNPILDENGKPFKVVKFATDVTAQKMKAADNDGQRAAIQKSQAVIEFNMDGTIRTANENFLKAMGYSLAEIRGEHHSMFVEPSEKNSVAYRQFWETLNHGEYQAAEYKRIAKGGREIWIQASYNPIFDLNGKPYKVVKYATDITAQAIGRKKADNARGLIEAVAAGSEEMSASIREISETMAKSRETSKIATTRVESADGQAQKLAAAAQAMSGIVEMISGITSQINLLALNATIESARAGEAGRGFAVVASEVKSLANQAKQATDTITSEIDALNVISGDVASSLTAIKAAIAGVNEFIASTAAAVEEQSIVTSEMSTNMQRASAELA